A stretch of the Malus domestica chromosome 08, GDT2T_hap1 genome encodes the following:
- the LOC103441938 gene encoding potassium channel AKT2/3 isoform X4 — protein sequence MEFLKFNPHKNLDHPYHQPAAAASYNMKKVCSWNNHTLEQHHQQLQQHKKSHENVNPSSSSSSSELDLRNISKLILPPLGASSYNQTPIQSNGWIVSPMDSRYRCWETFMVVLVAYSAWVYPFEVAFLNTSKSRPLYIADNVVDLFFGADIILTFFVAYVDPRTQLLVHDSKKIAMRFWRLRRAKQLFTRLEKDIRFSYFWVRCARLLSVTVFSVHCAGCLYYLLADRYPHRGKTWIGTVFPNFRETGLWIRYISALYWSMTTMSTVGYGDLHAVNNVEMIFIIFYMLFNLGLTAYLIGNMTNLVVEGTRRTMEFRSSIEAASSFVCRNRLPQRLRDQILAYICLRFKAESLNQQQMLEQFPKSICKSICQHLFLPIVEKVAKMKAEYIPPREDVVLQSEAPEDVYIIVSGEVEIIDCEMERERAVGTLQSGDMVGEVTAFCGIEVGKLCRPQTFTYRTKTLSQLLRIKTTALVEAMQTKPEDKVHMLKNFNQHHKKLRDLRVGEILVESGEDEGDDPKAAFNMLTAASKGDATLLDELLKAKLDPDIGDFKGRTPLHIAASKGHYECVLVLLKYACNVHVRDTNGNTALWDAIASKHHSIFRSLYFCAAISDPYTAGDLLCTAAKRNNLTVMEELLKQGLNVDSKNQLGKTAVQIAMEENNADMVNLLVMNGADVTNAQNCLFPSQSLTEMLQKREVGHRITVPDSTINEVPLMKNGERNSGRESYGVNCPRVSIYRGHPMVRKTTCCREAGRVIRLPCSLEELRNIAGVKFGFDSGNILVTDEGGAEIDSIEVIRDNDKLFLVELEDPKSVKP from the exons atggagtttttgaagtttAATCCCCACAAGAATCTTGATCATCCGTATCACCAACCAGCAGCAGCTGCCTCTTACAACATGAAGAAGGTCTGCAGCTGGAATAATCATACGCTTGAGCAGCACCACCAGCAGCTGCAGCAGCATAAAAAAAGTCATGAAAACGTGAACCCTTCGTCGTCGTCGTCTTCGTCGGAGCTTGATTTAAGAAACATTTCAAAGCTTATCCTTCCTCCCTTGGGTGCTTCGAGTTACAACCAAACTCCTATCCAGTCAAATGGATGGATTGTCTCTCCCATGGATTCAAGATACAG GTGTTGGGAAACATTCATGGTGGTTCTGGTGGCATACTCGGCGTGGGTTTACCCTTTTGAGGTTGCATTTCTTAACACGTCCAAAAGCAGGCCACTATACATTGCAGACAACGTCGTCGATCTATTTTTTGGCGCAGATATTATCTTGACATTCTTCGTCGCATATGTTGATCCAAGAACTCAGTTACTTGTTCATGACTCTAAAAAAATCGCCATGAG ATTCTGGCGACTAAGACGAGCAAAGCAACTCTTCACAAG ACTTGAAAAGGATATCAGGTTTAGCTATTTTTGGGTCAGATGTGCAAGGCTTTTATCT GTAACAGTGTTTTCAGTACACTGTGCTGGATGCCTGTACTACCTGCTCGCAGATCGATATCCACACCGAGGGAAGACGTGGATTGGAACTGTGTTTCCAAATTTCAGAGAAACAGGCCTCTGGATCCGATACATCTCAGCCCTATACTGGTCTATGACCACCATGAGCACCGTCGGCTACGGTGATCTCCACGCAGTTAACAACGTCGAAATGATCTTCATTATTTTCTACATGCTCTTCAACCTTGGCCTCACTGCTTACTTGATCGGCAACATGACCAACTTGGTTGTTGAAGGCACTCGTCGTACCATGGAATTC AGAAGTAGCATTGAAGCAGCATCAAGTTTTGTGTGCCGGAATCGGTTGCCTCAACGGCTGAGGGACCAAATATTGGCATATATTTGCTTGAGATTTAAGGCGGAGAGCTTGAACCAGCAGCAGATGCTTGAACAGTTTCCCAAATCCATTTGCAAAAGCATATGCCAACATCTGTTTTTGCCAATTGTGGAAAAA GTTGCGAAGATGAAGGCAGAGTACATACCTCCTAGAGAAGATGTTGTGCTGCAAAGCGAAGCGCCGGAGGATGTTTATATCATTGTTTCTGGAGAAGTGGAAATAATTGATTGTGAGATGGAGAGAGAACGAGCTGTTGGGACTTTGCAATCTGGAGACATGGTTGGAGAAGTTACTGCATTTTGTGGTATAGAAGTTGGTAAATTATGCAGACCTCAAACCTTTACGTACCGAACCAAAACACTGTCACAGCTCTTGAGAATAAAAACCACTGCCCTAGTAGAAGCAATGCAGACCAAACCAGAGGACAAAGTACACATGCTTAAAAACTTCAACCAG CATCACAAAAAGCTTAGGGATCTGAGAGTCGGAGAAATACTGGTTGAGAGTGGAGAGGACGAAGGTGATGACCCAAAGGCGGCATTCAACATGTTGACTGCTGCCAGCAAAGGCGATGCTACTCTTCTTGATGAGCTTCTCAAGGCAAAGTTGGATCCCGATATTGGAGACTTCAAGGGAAGAACTCCCCTG CACATAGCAGCATCAAAAGGCCACTACGAATGTGTTTTGGTACTCCTGAAGTATGCTTGTAACGTACATGTAAGAG ATACAAATGGTAACACAGCGTTATGGGATGCCATTGCATCAAAGCACCATTCCATATTCCGAAGTCTCTACTTTTGTGCAGCCATATCTGATCCATACACCGCTGGCGATCTTCTATGCACTGCTGCCAAGAGAAATAATCTAACCGTAATGGAGGAACTCTTGAAGCAGGGATTAAATGTCGACTCAAAGAATCAGCTTGGGAAAACAGCCGTACAAATAGCCATGGAAGAAAACAATGCAGACATGGTAAATTTGCTAGTGATGAACGGTGCAGATGTTACCAATGCACAGAACTGCTTATTTCCTTCACAAAGTTTGACCGAAATGCTACAAAAACGAGAGGTTGGACACCGGATTACAGTTCCAGACAGCACAATAAATGAAGTGCCCTTGATGAAGAATGGAGAGCGTAATTCTGGGAGAGAATCCTATGGAGTAAATTGTCCAAGAGTGAGCATATACAGAGGCCATCCTATGGTTAGGAAAACAACATGTTGCAGGGAAGCTGGTAGAGTAATTAGATTGCCATGTTCGCTAGAGGAACTCCGAAACATTGCAG GTGTAAAGTTTGGATTTGATTCAGGAAATATATTGGTtacagatgaaggaggagcggAAATTGACTCAATAGAAGTGATTCGAGATAATGACAAACTTTTcctagttgaacttgaagacCCAAAGTCTGTCAAACCCTAA
- the LOC103441938 gene encoding potassium channel AKT2/3 isoform X3, translating to MEFLKFNPHKNLDHPYHQPAAAASYNMKKVCSWNNHTLEQHHQQLQQHKKSHENVNPSSSSSSSELDLRNISKLILPPLGASSYNQTPIQSNGWIVSPMDSRYRCWETFMVVLVAYSAWVYPFEVAFLNTSKSRPLYIADNVVDLFFGADIILTFFVAYVDPRTQLLVHDSKKIAMRFWRLRRAKQLFTRLEKDIRFSYFWVRCARLLSVTVFSVHCAGCLYYLLADRYPHRGKTWIGTVFPNFRETGLWIRYISALYWSMTTMSTVGYGDLHAVNNVEMIFIIFYMLFNLGLTAYLIGNMTNLVVEGTRRTMEFRSSIEAASSFVCRNRLPQRLRDQILAYICLRFKAESLNQQQMLEQFPKSICKSICQHLFLPIVEKVYLFRGVSRETLLHLVAKMKAEYIPPREDVVLQSEAPEDVYIIVSGEVEIIDCEMERERAVGTLQSGDMVGEVTAFCGIEVGKLCRPQTFTYRTKTLSQLLRIKTTALVEAMQTKPEDKVHMLKNFNQHHKKLRDLRVGEILVESGEDEGDDPKAAFNMLTAASKGDATLLDELLKAKLDPDIGDFKGRTPLHIAASKGHYECVLVLLKYACNVHVRDTNGNTALWDAIASKHHSIFRSLYFCAAISDPYTAGDLLCTAAKRNNLTVMEELLKQGLNVDSKNQLGKTAVQIAMEENNADMVNLLVMNGADVTNAQNCLFPSQSLTEMLQKREVGHRITVPDSTINEVPLMKNGERNSGRESYGVNCPRVSIYRGHPMVRKTTCCREAGRVIRLPCSLEELRNIAGVKFGFDSGNILVTDEGGAEIDSIEVIRDNDKLFLVELEDPKSVKP from the exons atggagtttttgaagtttAATCCCCACAAGAATCTTGATCATCCGTATCACCAACCAGCAGCAGCTGCCTCTTACAACATGAAGAAGGTCTGCAGCTGGAATAATCATACGCTTGAGCAGCACCACCAGCAGCTGCAGCAGCATAAAAAAAGTCATGAAAACGTGAACCCTTCGTCGTCGTCGTCTTCGTCGGAGCTTGATTTAAGAAACATTTCAAAGCTTATCCTTCCTCCCTTGGGTGCTTCGAGTTACAACCAAACTCCTATCCAGTCAAATGGATGGATTGTCTCTCCCATGGATTCAAGATACAG GTGTTGGGAAACATTCATGGTGGTTCTGGTGGCATACTCGGCGTGGGTTTACCCTTTTGAGGTTGCATTTCTTAACACGTCCAAAAGCAGGCCACTATACATTGCAGACAACGTCGTCGATCTATTTTTTGGCGCAGATATTATCTTGACATTCTTCGTCGCATATGTTGATCCAAGAACTCAGTTACTTGTTCATGACTCTAAAAAAATCGCCATGAG ATTCTGGCGACTAAGACGAGCAAAGCAACTCTTCACAAG ACTTGAAAAGGATATCAGGTTTAGCTATTTTTGGGTCAGATGTGCAAGGCTTTTATCT GTAACAGTGTTTTCAGTACACTGTGCTGGATGCCTGTACTACCTGCTCGCAGATCGATATCCACACCGAGGGAAGACGTGGATTGGAACTGTGTTTCCAAATTTCAGAGAAACAGGCCTCTGGATCCGATACATCTCAGCCCTATACTGGTCTATGACCACCATGAGCACCGTCGGCTACGGTGATCTCCACGCAGTTAACAACGTCGAAATGATCTTCATTATTTTCTACATGCTCTTCAACCTTGGCCTCACTGCTTACTTGATCGGCAACATGACCAACTTGGTTGTTGAAGGCACTCGTCGTACCATGGAATTC AGAAGTAGCATTGAAGCAGCATCAAGTTTTGTGTGCCGGAATCGGTTGCCTCAACGGCTGAGGGACCAAATATTGGCATATATTTGCTTGAGATTTAAGGCGGAGAGCTTGAACCAGCAGCAGATGCTTGAACAGTTTCCCAAATCCATTTGCAAAAGCATATGCCAACATCTGTTTTTGCCAATTGTGGAAAAAGTATATCTTTTCAGAGGTGTTTCAAGGGAAACACTTCTGCATCTG GTTGCGAAGATGAAGGCAGAGTACATACCTCCTAGAGAAGATGTTGTGCTGCAAAGCGAAGCGCCGGAGGATGTTTATATCATTGTTTCTGGAGAAGTGGAAATAATTGATTGTGAGATGGAGAGAGAACGAGCTGTTGGGACTTTGCAATCTGGAGACATGGTTGGAGAAGTTACTGCATTTTGTGGTATAGAAGTTGGTAAATTATGCAGACCTCAAACCTTTACGTACCGAACCAAAACACTGTCACAGCTCTTGAGAATAAAAACCACTGCCCTAGTAGAAGCAATGCAGACCAAACCAGAGGACAAAGTACACATGCTTAAAAACTTCAACCAG CATCACAAAAAGCTTAGGGATCTGAGAGTCGGAGAAATACTGGTTGAGAGTGGAGAGGACGAAGGTGATGACCCAAAGGCGGCATTCAACATGTTGACTGCTGCCAGCAAAGGCGATGCTACTCTTCTTGATGAGCTTCTCAAGGCAAAGTTGGATCCCGATATTGGAGACTTCAAGGGAAGAACTCCCCTG CACATAGCAGCATCAAAAGGCCACTACGAATGTGTTTTGGTACTCCTGAAGTATGCTTGTAACGTACATGTAAGAG ATACAAATGGTAACACAGCGTTATGGGATGCCATTGCATCAAAGCACCATTCCATATTCCGAAGTCTCTACTTTTGTGCAGCCATATCTGATCCATACACCGCTGGCGATCTTCTATGCACTGCTGCCAAGAGAAATAATCTAACCGTAATGGAGGAACTCTTGAAGCAGGGATTAAATGTCGACTCAAAGAATCAGCTTGGGAAAACAGCCGTACAAATAGCCATGGAAGAAAACAATGCAGACATGGTAAATTTGCTAGTGATGAACGGTGCAGATGTTACCAATGCACAGAACTGCTTATTTCCTTCACAAAGTTTGACCGAAATGCTACAAAAACGAGAGGTTGGACACCGGATTACAGTTCCAGACAGCACAATAAATGAAGTGCCCTTGATGAAGAATGGAGAGCGTAATTCTGGGAGAGAATCCTATGGAGTAAATTGTCCAAGAGTGAGCATATACAGAGGCCATCCTATGGTTAGGAAAACAACATGTTGCAGGGAAGCTGGTAGAGTAATTAGATTGCCATGTTCGCTAGAGGAACTCCGAAACATTGCAG GTGTAAAGTTTGGATTTGATTCAGGAAATATATTGGTtacagatgaaggaggagcggAAATTGACTCAATAGAAGTGATTCGAGATAATGACAAACTTTTcctagttgaacttgaagacCCAAAGTCTGTCAAACCCTAA
- the LOC103441938 gene encoding potassium channel AKT2/3 isoform X1, with protein MEFLKFNPHKNLDHPYHQPAAAASYNMKKVCSWNNHTLEQHHQQLQQHKKSHENVNPSSSSSSSELDLRNISKLILPPLGASSYNQTPIQSNGWIVSPMDSRYRCWETFMVVLVAYSAWVYPFEVAFLNTSKSRPLYIADNVVDLFFGADIILTFFVAYVDPRTQLLVHDSKKIAMRYLTTWFLMDLASTLPFEALFLALGKNKLSASYSLLGLLRFWRLRRAKQLFTRLEKDIRFSYFWVRCARLLSVTVFSVHCAGCLYYLLADRYPHRGKTWIGTVFPNFRETGLWIRYISALYWSMTTMSTVGYGDLHAVNNVEMIFIIFYMLFNLGLTAYLIGNMTNLVVEGTRRTMEFRSSIEAASSFVCRNRLPQRLRDQILAYICLRFKAESLNQQQMLEQFPKSICKSICQHLFLPIVEKVYLFRGVSRETLLHLVAKMKAEYIPPREDVVLQSEAPEDVYIIVSGEVEIIDCEMERERAVGTLQSGDMVGEVTAFCGIEVGKLCRPQTFTYRTKTLSQLLRIKTTALVEAMQTKPEDKVHMLKNFNQHHKKLRDLRVGEILVESGEDEGDDPKAAFNMLTAASKGDATLLDELLKAKLDPDIGDFKGRTPLHIAASKGHYECVLVLLKYACNVHVRDTNGNTALWDAIASKHHSIFRSLYFCAAISDPYTAGDLLCTAAKRNNLTVMEELLKQGLNVDSKNQLGKTAVQIAMEENNADMVNLLVMNGADVTNAQNCLFPSQSLTEMLQKREVGHRITVPDSTINEVPLMKNGERNSGRESYGVNCPRVSIYRGHPMVRKTTCCREAGRVIRLPCSLEELRNIAGVKFGFDSGNILVTDEGGAEIDSIEVIRDNDKLFLVELEDPKSVKP; from the exons atggagtttttgaagtttAATCCCCACAAGAATCTTGATCATCCGTATCACCAACCAGCAGCAGCTGCCTCTTACAACATGAAGAAGGTCTGCAGCTGGAATAATCATACGCTTGAGCAGCACCACCAGCAGCTGCAGCAGCATAAAAAAAGTCATGAAAACGTGAACCCTTCGTCGTCGTCGTCTTCGTCGGAGCTTGATTTAAGAAACATTTCAAAGCTTATCCTTCCTCCCTTGGGTGCTTCGAGTTACAACCAAACTCCTATCCAGTCAAATGGATGGATTGTCTCTCCCATGGATTCAAGATACAG GTGTTGGGAAACATTCATGGTGGTTCTGGTGGCATACTCGGCGTGGGTTTACCCTTTTGAGGTTGCATTTCTTAACACGTCCAAAAGCAGGCCACTATACATTGCAGACAACGTCGTCGATCTATTTTTTGGCGCAGATATTATCTTGACATTCTTCGTCGCATATGTTGATCCAAGAACTCAGTTACTTGTTCATGACTCTAAAAAAATCGCCATGAG ATACCTTACGACATGGTTTTTGATGGATTTGGCATCAACACtgccatttgaggcactttttTTAGCACTGGGAAAAAACAAATTGAGTGCCTCTTACTCTCTATTGGGATTGCTCAGATTCTGGCGACTAAGACGAGCAAAGCAACTCTTCACAAG ACTTGAAAAGGATATCAGGTTTAGCTATTTTTGGGTCAGATGTGCAAGGCTTTTATCT GTAACAGTGTTTTCAGTACACTGTGCTGGATGCCTGTACTACCTGCTCGCAGATCGATATCCACACCGAGGGAAGACGTGGATTGGAACTGTGTTTCCAAATTTCAGAGAAACAGGCCTCTGGATCCGATACATCTCAGCCCTATACTGGTCTATGACCACCATGAGCACCGTCGGCTACGGTGATCTCCACGCAGTTAACAACGTCGAAATGATCTTCATTATTTTCTACATGCTCTTCAACCTTGGCCTCACTGCTTACTTGATCGGCAACATGACCAACTTGGTTGTTGAAGGCACTCGTCGTACCATGGAATTC AGAAGTAGCATTGAAGCAGCATCAAGTTTTGTGTGCCGGAATCGGTTGCCTCAACGGCTGAGGGACCAAATATTGGCATATATTTGCTTGAGATTTAAGGCGGAGAGCTTGAACCAGCAGCAGATGCTTGAACAGTTTCCCAAATCCATTTGCAAAAGCATATGCCAACATCTGTTTTTGCCAATTGTGGAAAAAGTATATCTTTTCAGAGGTGTTTCAAGGGAAACACTTCTGCATCTG GTTGCGAAGATGAAGGCAGAGTACATACCTCCTAGAGAAGATGTTGTGCTGCAAAGCGAAGCGCCGGAGGATGTTTATATCATTGTTTCTGGAGAAGTGGAAATAATTGATTGTGAGATGGAGAGAGAACGAGCTGTTGGGACTTTGCAATCTGGAGACATGGTTGGAGAAGTTACTGCATTTTGTGGTATAGAAGTTGGTAAATTATGCAGACCTCAAACCTTTACGTACCGAACCAAAACACTGTCACAGCTCTTGAGAATAAAAACCACTGCCCTAGTAGAAGCAATGCAGACCAAACCAGAGGACAAAGTACACATGCTTAAAAACTTCAACCAG CATCACAAAAAGCTTAGGGATCTGAGAGTCGGAGAAATACTGGTTGAGAGTGGAGAGGACGAAGGTGATGACCCAAAGGCGGCATTCAACATGTTGACTGCTGCCAGCAAAGGCGATGCTACTCTTCTTGATGAGCTTCTCAAGGCAAAGTTGGATCCCGATATTGGAGACTTCAAGGGAAGAACTCCCCTG CACATAGCAGCATCAAAAGGCCACTACGAATGTGTTTTGGTACTCCTGAAGTATGCTTGTAACGTACATGTAAGAG ATACAAATGGTAACACAGCGTTATGGGATGCCATTGCATCAAAGCACCATTCCATATTCCGAAGTCTCTACTTTTGTGCAGCCATATCTGATCCATACACCGCTGGCGATCTTCTATGCACTGCTGCCAAGAGAAATAATCTAACCGTAATGGAGGAACTCTTGAAGCAGGGATTAAATGTCGACTCAAAGAATCAGCTTGGGAAAACAGCCGTACAAATAGCCATGGAAGAAAACAATGCAGACATGGTAAATTTGCTAGTGATGAACGGTGCAGATGTTACCAATGCACAGAACTGCTTATTTCCTTCACAAAGTTTGACCGAAATGCTACAAAAACGAGAGGTTGGACACCGGATTACAGTTCCAGACAGCACAATAAATGAAGTGCCCTTGATGAAGAATGGAGAGCGTAATTCTGGGAGAGAATCCTATGGAGTAAATTGTCCAAGAGTGAGCATATACAGAGGCCATCCTATGGTTAGGAAAACAACATGTTGCAGGGAAGCTGGTAGAGTAATTAGATTGCCATGTTCGCTAGAGGAACTCCGAAACATTGCAG GTGTAAAGTTTGGATTTGATTCAGGAAATATATTGGTtacagatgaaggaggagcggAAATTGACTCAATAGAAGTGATTCGAGATAATGACAAACTTTTcctagttgaacttgaagacCCAAAGTCTGTCAAACCCTAA
- the LOC103441938 gene encoding potassium channel AKT2/3 isoform X2, which produces MEFLKFNPHKNLDHPYHQPAAAASYNMKKVCSWNNHTLEQHHQQLQQHKKSHENVNPSSSSSSSELDLRNISKLILPPLGASSYNQTPIQSNGWIVSPMDSRYRCWETFMVVLVAYSAWVYPFEVAFLNTSKSRPLYIADNVVDLFFGADIILTFFVAYVDPRTQLLVHDSKKIAMRYLTTWFLMDLASTLPFEALFLALGKNKLSASYSLLGLLRFWRLRRAKQLFTRLEKDIRFSYFWVRCARLLSVTVFSVHCAGCLYYLLADRYPHRGKTWIGTVFPNFRETGLWIRYISALYWSMTTMSTVGYGDLHAVNNVEMIFIIFYMLFNLGLTAYLIGNMTNLVVEGTRRTMEFRSSIEAASSFVCRNRLPQRLRDQILAYICLRFKAESLNQQQMLEQFPKSICKSICQHLFLPIVEKVAKMKAEYIPPREDVVLQSEAPEDVYIIVSGEVEIIDCEMERERAVGTLQSGDMVGEVTAFCGIEVGKLCRPQTFTYRTKTLSQLLRIKTTALVEAMQTKPEDKVHMLKNFNQHHKKLRDLRVGEILVESGEDEGDDPKAAFNMLTAASKGDATLLDELLKAKLDPDIGDFKGRTPLHIAASKGHYECVLVLLKYACNVHVRDTNGNTALWDAIASKHHSIFRSLYFCAAISDPYTAGDLLCTAAKRNNLTVMEELLKQGLNVDSKNQLGKTAVQIAMEENNADMVNLLVMNGADVTNAQNCLFPSQSLTEMLQKREVGHRITVPDSTINEVPLMKNGERNSGRESYGVNCPRVSIYRGHPMVRKTTCCREAGRVIRLPCSLEELRNIAGVKFGFDSGNILVTDEGGAEIDSIEVIRDNDKLFLVELEDPKSVKP; this is translated from the exons atggagtttttgaagtttAATCCCCACAAGAATCTTGATCATCCGTATCACCAACCAGCAGCAGCTGCCTCTTACAACATGAAGAAGGTCTGCAGCTGGAATAATCATACGCTTGAGCAGCACCACCAGCAGCTGCAGCAGCATAAAAAAAGTCATGAAAACGTGAACCCTTCGTCGTCGTCGTCTTCGTCGGAGCTTGATTTAAGAAACATTTCAAAGCTTATCCTTCCTCCCTTGGGTGCTTCGAGTTACAACCAAACTCCTATCCAGTCAAATGGATGGATTGTCTCTCCCATGGATTCAAGATACAG GTGTTGGGAAACATTCATGGTGGTTCTGGTGGCATACTCGGCGTGGGTTTACCCTTTTGAGGTTGCATTTCTTAACACGTCCAAAAGCAGGCCACTATACATTGCAGACAACGTCGTCGATCTATTTTTTGGCGCAGATATTATCTTGACATTCTTCGTCGCATATGTTGATCCAAGAACTCAGTTACTTGTTCATGACTCTAAAAAAATCGCCATGAG ATACCTTACGACATGGTTTTTGATGGATTTGGCATCAACACtgccatttgaggcactttttTTAGCACTGGGAAAAAACAAATTGAGTGCCTCTTACTCTCTATTGGGATTGCTCAGATTCTGGCGACTAAGACGAGCAAAGCAACTCTTCACAAG ACTTGAAAAGGATATCAGGTTTAGCTATTTTTGGGTCAGATGTGCAAGGCTTTTATCT GTAACAGTGTTTTCAGTACACTGTGCTGGATGCCTGTACTACCTGCTCGCAGATCGATATCCACACCGAGGGAAGACGTGGATTGGAACTGTGTTTCCAAATTTCAGAGAAACAGGCCTCTGGATCCGATACATCTCAGCCCTATACTGGTCTATGACCACCATGAGCACCGTCGGCTACGGTGATCTCCACGCAGTTAACAACGTCGAAATGATCTTCATTATTTTCTACATGCTCTTCAACCTTGGCCTCACTGCTTACTTGATCGGCAACATGACCAACTTGGTTGTTGAAGGCACTCGTCGTACCATGGAATTC AGAAGTAGCATTGAAGCAGCATCAAGTTTTGTGTGCCGGAATCGGTTGCCTCAACGGCTGAGGGACCAAATATTGGCATATATTTGCTTGAGATTTAAGGCGGAGAGCTTGAACCAGCAGCAGATGCTTGAACAGTTTCCCAAATCCATTTGCAAAAGCATATGCCAACATCTGTTTTTGCCAATTGTGGAAAAA GTTGCGAAGATGAAGGCAGAGTACATACCTCCTAGAGAAGATGTTGTGCTGCAAAGCGAAGCGCCGGAGGATGTTTATATCATTGTTTCTGGAGAAGTGGAAATAATTGATTGTGAGATGGAGAGAGAACGAGCTGTTGGGACTTTGCAATCTGGAGACATGGTTGGAGAAGTTACTGCATTTTGTGGTATAGAAGTTGGTAAATTATGCAGACCTCAAACCTTTACGTACCGAACCAAAACACTGTCACAGCTCTTGAGAATAAAAACCACTGCCCTAGTAGAAGCAATGCAGACCAAACCAGAGGACAAAGTACACATGCTTAAAAACTTCAACCAG CATCACAAAAAGCTTAGGGATCTGAGAGTCGGAGAAATACTGGTTGAGAGTGGAGAGGACGAAGGTGATGACCCAAAGGCGGCATTCAACATGTTGACTGCTGCCAGCAAAGGCGATGCTACTCTTCTTGATGAGCTTCTCAAGGCAAAGTTGGATCCCGATATTGGAGACTTCAAGGGAAGAACTCCCCTG CACATAGCAGCATCAAAAGGCCACTACGAATGTGTTTTGGTACTCCTGAAGTATGCTTGTAACGTACATGTAAGAG ATACAAATGGTAACACAGCGTTATGGGATGCCATTGCATCAAAGCACCATTCCATATTCCGAAGTCTCTACTTTTGTGCAGCCATATCTGATCCATACACCGCTGGCGATCTTCTATGCACTGCTGCCAAGAGAAATAATCTAACCGTAATGGAGGAACTCTTGAAGCAGGGATTAAATGTCGACTCAAAGAATCAGCTTGGGAAAACAGCCGTACAAATAGCCATGGAAGAAAACAATGCAGACATGGTAAATTTGCTAGTGATGAACGGTGCAGATGTTACCAATGCACAGAACTGCTTATTTCCTTCACAAAGTTTGACCGAAATGCTACAAAAACGAGAGGTTGGACACCGGATTACAGTTCCAGACAGCACAATAAATGAAGTGCCCTTGATGAAGAATGGAGAGCGTAATTCTGGGAGAGAATCCTATGGAGTAAATTGTCCAAGAGTGAGCATATACAGAGGCCATCCTATGGTTAGGAAAACAACATGTTGCAGGGAAGCTGGTAGAGTAATTAGATTGCCATGTTCGCTAGAGGAACTCCGAAACATTGCAG GTGTAAAGTTTGGATTTGATTCAGGAAATATATTGGTtacagatgaaggaggagcggAAATTGACTCAATAGAAGTGATTCGAGATAATGACAAACTTTTcctagttgaacttgaagacCCAAAGTCTGTCAAACCCTAA